The genomic DNA TGAATGGCAGTGCCGCTGTCGTTAGCCATTTAAAAGCAAGGTTATCTAACGCCTATATATCGGCACAAAATGATGCCACTACGCTCAGCGATGAGCTGTGGGTAGAGCAATTGGGCATCATTCAGCTTTGGGGCATGACCTTGGCATTGCTCATTGTGGTGTCGATTGCCTTTGTCATTTATAGCCACATTAACTTTGCTAATCGGTTTAAACGAGCGGTGGCAAAAGTATTAGATGGGTTAGCCAACATTCGCGATGGTGATTTAAAAACGGCCATTAATTTAGAACAAAATGATGAGCTAACCGATATCGCTCGGCAAATAAATAGCATGGCCAAAAATTTAAACGAGTTAACAGTATCCAAAACCGAACTCGAAGCTCAAATTATGGCACGCACCATAGAGTTACAAGTTGAAACCCGGACAGACACACTGACGGGTGTTCATAATCGGCGCTCATTAGAGCGGGTCGGCGAGCGTGAACTCAACATGGCATTACGTTATGGTCAGACCCTCAGTATGTTAATGATCGATCTCGATGGCTTTAAACCTGTAAACGACACTTACGGCCACAGCTTTGGCGACATTGTGCTTATTCAAGCGGCGCAAACCATTGCTACTGAACTAAGAGACTCAGACTTTTTAGCCCGATACGGTGGTGAAGAGTTTACGGTGATTCTGCCACATACCGACTTTAGGTCCGCCTATGAAACCGCCGAGCGCATTCGAAAAGCCTTCGAATGCAAGTTGTTCGGTGATTCAGAACATCGCATACAACAAACCATCAGTGTTGGCATTGCAGAAATGAGCGAAAGAGAAGCGACCTTGCAAGAGTTGATAGAACTCGCCGATAAACGGCTTTATCAGGCCAAAAATAAGGGTAGGAATAGAAGCTACCCGACGCAACAAGAAAACTAATCGACTATTTTTATTAAAAAATAATTGGTATGGTTAAATTAAGCCTTCCTATAATTCTTAGCAAACTTGGTGTAAAAATGAAAACGACCTCCATCATAGTGGATGTACAAAATGTGTATTACACCACGCGGCAAGCGTTTCAGAAAAACTTTAACTACAACGCTTTTTGGGCTGAGGCTTTAGAAAATCGTACTTTGGTGAATGCCAGCGCTTTTGCCATAGACCGAGGTGATGAAAAGCAAAAGCAGTTTCAAAATATACTCCGAGCCATTGGATTTGATGTTCGTCTAAAACCATATATTCAACGAGCCGATGGATCATCTAAAGGGGATTGGGATGTGGGTATTGCAGTAGAAGCCTTAGAGCAAGCCCCTCATTGCGATGAAATTATTCTGGTTTCTGGTGACGGAGATTTCGACATTCTGGCAAAAACTATTCGTGAAAAGCACGGATGTGAAGTAGTGGTGTATGGTGTGAAAGCACTCACGGCTAATGCCCTAATTAAAGAGGCCAGCCG from Reinekea marina includes the following:
- a CDS encoding diguanylate cyclase, producing the protein MKLAVRLKILSVLSLVSLLLVLGYLVASNYLFLSLKQKQKTMHQVNVLLSELTVNADLYLEIRDEELLNTQRLLSERAKKALSDLSSHSSGVRLHIDSICRIIESNEALLNQISSSFKSIPNMNGSAAVVSHLKARLSNAYISAQNDATTLSDELWVEQLGIIQLWGMTLALLIVVSIAFVIYSHINFANRFKRAVAKVLDGLANIRDGDLKTAINLEQNDELTDIARQINSMAKNLNELTVSKTELEAQIMARTIELQVETRTDTLTGVHNRRSLERVGERELNMALRYGQTLSMLMIDLDGFKPVNDTYGHSFGDIVLIQAAQTIATELRDSDFLARYGGEEFTVILPHTDFRSAYETAERIRKAFECKLFGDSEHRIQQTISVGIAEMSEREATLQELIELADKRLYQAKNKGRNRSYPTQQEN
- a CDS encoding NYN domain-containing protein; amino-acid sequence: MVKLSLPIILSKLGVKMKTTSIIVDVQNVYYTTRQAFQKNFNYNAFWAEALENRTLVNASAFAIDRGDEKQKQFQNILRAIGFDVRLKPYIQRADGSSKGDWDVGIAVEALEQAPHCDEIILVSGDGDFDILAKTIREKHGCEVVVYGVKALTANALIKEASRYREIDASLLM